A region of the Haematobia irritans isolate KBUSLIRL chromosome 5, ASM5000362v1, whole genome shotgun sequence genome:
ATGCGAATTGTATTTgcttaattattttcaaatatccAAACAATATTGTAATAGCTGTCAAGagaaatatatgtaaataaaaatctcgatgaaatttaaatattctcagAGCATTTTACATACTGTTCAAATCGGATACCAATATAATTCCCATAAGTTTCTACATCCCATGTTACCGTAAATTTAATCGCAATATTTTAAGTTAATACTCCTATATTTGATAACAATTGAAATTCGATAGCAAAACTACATATTATTTTGCCTTCTTTTTCCTTCCGGGAACATCTCCGCTCTTTTGCATTCTTCCCACTTGCATATCTTTTAATTTAGCATGTAGTTTCTTTTTCGCTTTATCCAATTCCTCTTCATGTTTAACTGTCTTTGCCGGTTTTGGATGCATAAATTCTTTTCTCTCAGTTCGTTTTACCGCTTCTCCACATCCATGCACTTCTGGCAATCCATGTTtgaaacaaaacctcttctgacAATGAAAACAATCTTGTCCCATTAAACTGGTCTTGGATTTGCAACGCTGATAATCACAGAGGTTATCCACAACTTTTACAGCTGTTAATACATCGTCCAGCTTCATGTCAACAATTTTACTGGGTATCTTTTCTAGTAGTTCCAAGGTGTTATTTGTTCCATAGTCTGGATTCTTGCCAGGCTTCGGGGGCGGAAATAATGGAGATTCGGGAGCTTTAGAAGATGAAGGTGAAACAATAACCGCAGGTGATGAagcattttgagaattttccttCTGATCTGTAAGAAATTGAgatacaaaacaataaaaataattttttttggaaacatttaactACAACCTGACATATTAATAATGATTTTGTTTATGTGATCAGCTGTCATTACCATGATTATAGGTAGTGTTACTATAACATCAAACTATTGTCAATACAGAACtgatgttgtttgtttttatccTCGACTAAAATCACTCTCGATATGAgcctttatatattttaaaaaataatcattaaaatttcaatgcgATATCTGAAATGTTTCTCATTGTAACTCATCCATTAGTTGGTGTTTTCTATTATAATAACacatgacaaaaaataaaatagtgtgtAGAGTTATACCATACAGTACGTTAATTAACGCATAATATTATAACGTTTCTAGTTCACTTGTGTACTAACTAACACTTTCGAACAGCTGATCATCTGTTGTTTGTTTAGTTGTGGctatcaaacaatttttttttattgttattaattaagaaaatgtcGCAGGATAAAGGAATAAAAGAAGACATCCAAACTACAATTCAACAAGAGTACAAAATTCTAGCAGAATAgtacgaaataaaattacatctcttaacatttttaatatcCCATGTTTTCTTTTCCAGCAAAATGGTGGAATCGGAATGGAGTGGTGTGGGTGGAATCTACGTGATACCCTCTTTTGAAAACTCACTGTGTAAGTTGGTAAAGACTTTATAaatcctttaaaattaattttatatcggTTTTACTGACAGTGTGGTATGGTGTAATATTTGTTCGACAAGGTCTGTATGAAGAAggcatatttcgttttaacataTCGCTTCCAGACACGTTTCCAGAGGATAAGTTAGTACCGGTAAGTGATTATCCGACTATTTGTATTGTGTATATGAGATGGAGATATTTGCAACATTGACAAATATTGCTTGGCAATAGCTACAAACCCTTTCCCAGAAACCAAAGACTAATAATCTTGTCATTGAACATATAAACTATGTTCATATTTTTGCCATTTTAGACGGTCATATTTCAAAATGAGATGTATCATCCTCTAATATGCCCCTTTACTGGTACCCTAGACCTCTCTCATGCGTTTACACAGTGGCGCTTTGGGGAAGATCACATATGGCATATTCTTAAATACATACAAGCAATTTTTATTGATCCTTCCGAATGCCTTCGTTCGTCATCTTCTACAAAATGGCAAAATAATGATGCAGCACAACTGCTTGCCCAAAATCGTCAAGAATACATATCAAAAGTTAAGGAATGTATTActataaataaagaacatctttacgATGAGCCCCCGACTGATGATCCACATTACATAACATTCGAACAATACAGTGAGGACGTTCATGGTCCCATTAAACAGCGCATACGAGAAGGAAAAGAACCAGCAATTACAAATGGAACAACCTCGAAAGGCTTGTCTTGGGTAAAAGAAGGGGAATATACGCCTTTGAGCATAGAATAGTATAAAATTGATGCATTGAACcttttttgttaattatatacatttatacAATGATTATTTTGTCTAGAAACTAATTTACAAATGTAGTAACAAATATGTATAGTTAtatgtataaaaattacattttaaacgCCATTAGACTATTGTATCTCCTTATTAGAGTTTATACCAAGACGTTGCGTATTAGCTATCcaattattttgtaataaatgtTTTGTATCCTTCCACCATATATGAGATGGTCCATTCTGTTCACCATGCTCGAATTcgaaatatttacttaattcTATTGAGAGTTTGGAACGTATTAGACCTATAGAGCCAACTTTGTCTTTAGGATATGGATGATAGACTCGACCTGTTTCCGGATTCATGTATATATGATCGGGTTGAAAGTCAATTTGCAAAACTTCGCCCGCATGATTATATTGAATTTTATCCATTCCGCTAGAATCCTGAATGACATGCGTAAAAACAATAGGAGTATCATCACATCTAATATAGTTGCGTTCTCTTCCACATAATGATAAGTAGGGAAACTCTGTTTTATAGCGTTTTGTGTCGTTGAACTTTACTCGATCGAAAaagaattttagaaatttcttttctttgaaACACGAtgtaaagtttttcatttttgaaTCGTCCAAGAAAAGCTGTAATATGAAgcagttttactaaatttcatatataatatattattgTGTTATCATCATACCATGCCCTCGTGATCAatgtaatagaaatattctcgtatttttgGTTCTGGTTCTTGTCCTTGTACATAACTAACATatcttttttgcgaaatttgagaaaatttaaatatcgaAGGTCTATATACAATAgcctttaacaacattttctctgaACTGTATTGCTTGAAAATGTGTTTATCAAAGTAGATTCGTACAGCTGATTGTATTGTGGTAAACATCGACCTGCATTCACCCGATGTCAATGCATGTCAGTATCTGTATGCTATTTTTGCAGCTActttaaattgttttctaaCAAACTAAAATACTGCACAAACAAACGTTAGGGCTCACGTTTCCTCATATAAAGCCCAAATGGAACACTCAGTCGTTCAAACCAATTGGggcagaaaatttattaaataatgtaATGTATTGGAGCTTTTTGTTCCTCTATTCAAAATAGTGGATTAATGCGATTACTATAGTTTAAGCAACGGTATGTTTAATTCCATTGTAGATGACTGAGTGTAACTTTTTCTAACTATTTTGCCTGGTttggtttaaaatttctaattgtaatgattattttgaaaaaaaagacggAACATGTTTTACAAgttaaatcaaatgaaaccaagAAGTCGTTTGATATTAATGGTTAAAGTAAGAATAAGTGGTGGCATTTGATTGAATTTGTTAACTTCTACATTTACCAACCCATgaaatgtcaatttttatttgaatctgTTGGTTCTTAGCCAAACATATTACGTTAACTTACGTTTAAATAATTTACGAATTATTGTGAATTCAAAACCAAGAACATTGTGAATAGAC
Encoded here:
- the LOC142239233 gene encoding uncharacterized protein LOC142239233; translation: MVMTADHINKIIINMSDQKENSQNASSPAVIVSPSSSKAPESPLFPPPKPGKNPDYGTNNTLELLEKIPSKIVDMKLDDVLTAVKVVDNLCDYQRCKSKTSLMGQDCFHCQKRFCFKHGLPEVHGCGEAVKRTERKEFMHPKPAKTVKHEEELDKAKKKLHAKLKDMQVGRMQKSGDVPGRKKKAK
- the peo gene encoding ubiquitin E2 variant domain-containing protein pendolino, translating into MSQDKGIKEDIQTTIQQEYKILAEYKMVESEWSGVGGIYVIPSFENSLLWYGVIFVRQGLYEEGIFRFNISLPDTFPEDKLVPTVIFQNEMYHPLICPFTGTLDLSHAFTQWRFGEDHIWHILKYIQAIFIDPSECLRSSSSTKWQNNDAAQLLAQNRQEYISKVKECITINKEHLYDEPPTDDPHYITFEQYSEDVHGPIKQRIREGKEPAITNGTTSKGLSWVKEGEYTPLSIE
- the LOC142239231 gene encoding UPF0598 protein CG30010, producing MFTTIQSAVRIYFDKHIFKQYSSEKMLLKAIVYRPSIFKFSQISQKRYVSYVQGQEPEPKIREYFYYIDHEGMLFLDDSKMKNFTSCFKEKKFLKFFFDRVKFNDTKRYKTEFPYLSLCGRERNYIRCDDTPIVFTHVIQDSSGMDKIQYNHAGEVLQIDFQPDHIYMNPETGRVYHPYPKDKVGSIGLIRSKLSIELSKYFEFEHGEQNGPSHIWWKDTKHLLQNNWIANTQRLGINSNKEIQ